The Candidatus Paceibacterota bacterium genomic interval TGGGGACTTCCGCGGCAGTGCCACACTTACTTTCAATGACGGCTACCCCAATCCCCCGTACCCTGGCTCTGACTCTGTACGGAGATCTTGATTTGACCTTGTTAGACCAGATGCCGGCCGGCCGCAGGCCGGTGGTGACGGAAATCGTGTCGCCAGGCAAACGCGCCGGCACCTATGAAAAAATCCGCGGCGAGCTGGCGGCCGGCCGACAAGCCTATGTCATTTGCCCGCGCATCGACGAGCCAGATCCAGACAAAGAACAATCCCTCCAGGCTAAATCCGTCAAAACCGAAGCCGCCCGTTTAAAAAAAGACGTTTTTCCACACCATCGCATCGGTATCATGCACAGCAAAATGAAACCTGTCGAGAAGGAAAAAGTGATGCGTGATTTTTCTGAGCACCGCCTTGATATTCTCGTTTCCACTTCCGTCGTAGAAGTAGGGGTCAATGTCCCCAATGCCACTATCATTGTCATCGAGGGAGCCGAGCGTTTTGGACTTTCTCAGCTCCACCAGCTCCGCGGACGGGTCATCCGCAGCAACCATCAAGCCTATTGCTATGTCTTTACCGAAAGTAAAAGCGAGTCCACCGTCGATCGTCTCAAGGCTTTGATCACCGCCAAAAATGGTTTTGAACTTTCCGAAATGGATTTGGCTTTGCGCGGGGCGGGTGTTCTATACACGGGCAAACAATGGGGTATCACCGACATAGCCATGGAAGCCTTAAAAAATATCAAAATGGTCGAGGCTGCTCGCACTGAAGCCACTCGACTCGTAGAGCAAGATACTAGCTTAAAGACCTATCCTCTTCTTGCCAAAGCACTAGCCGATCAAGATTCTATTCAT includes:
- a CDS encoding helicase-related protein, whose protein sequence is GTSAAVPHLLSMTATPIPRTLALTLYGDLDLTLLDQMPAGRRPVVTEIVSPGKRAGTYEKIRGELAAGRQAYVICPRIDEPDPDKEQSLQAKSVKTEAARLKKDVFPHHRIGIMHSKMKPVEKEKVMRDFSEHRLDILVSTSVVEVGVNVPNATIIVIEGAERFGLSQLHQLRGRVIRSNHQAYCYVFTESKSESTVDRLKALITAKNGFELSEMDLALRGAGVLYTGKQWGITDIAMEALKNIKMVEAARTEATRLVEQDTSLKTYPLLAKALADQDSIHFE